In Chondrinema litorale, one genomic interval encodes:
- a CDS encoding Gfo/Idh/MocA family protein, whose amino-acid sequence MSNSNRRDFIKKSSLAAAGLSFATGTSAASYKRIIGANDRLNIAFIGLGRRVGAYVPSLEKKNNVRLAYLCDVKKSQIDRALEELKDILPYKPNTTEDMLEVFGDKDVDAIFNATPDHWHAPGSWMAMEQGKHVYVEKPCSHNPWEGELLVQYAKKYDKVIQMGNQQRSSYHTIEIIKEIQNGIIGDAYKAVAYYNNSRGEVPQQIKQAAPSDLNWDLWQGPAPRQDYFHNTWDYNWHWYGWNWGTAETGNNATHELDVARWALQLEFPNKVTTDSGKRHYKDDGWEMYDTMYATFEFDNGKTINWDGKSRNGYSTYTGGRGTVIYGTEGTVLVDREHYEVFDRSGKKVKEKSSGSSEGGLVLGGGGDMSTDHVVNFYDAIRGQAKLNSPIDEGAKSSLLCHLANISSRLNKSLELDSSNGHIFDREGMKLWERQYAAGFEPII is encoded by the coding sequence ATGAGCAATAGTAACAGAAGAGATTTCATTAAAAAATCAAGCTTAGCAGCTGCGGGATTATCATTTGCCACAGGTACTTCAGCAGCCAGTTATAAAAGAATTATTGGTGCCAATGACCGATTAAATATAGCATTTATTGGACTTGGTAGACGAGTAGGTGCTTATGTACCAAGCTTAGAAAAAAAGAACAATGTGCGTCTGGCTTATTTGTGTGATGTTAAAAAAAGCCAGATAGACAGAGCCCTTGAAGAACTTAAAGATATTCTTCCTTACAAACCAAACACCACCGAAGATATGCTGGAGGTATTTGGTGATAAAGATGTAGATGCCATCTTTAATGCTACTCCAGATCATTGGCATGCTCCAGGATCGTGGATGGCCATGGAGCAAGGCAAACATGTTTATGTGGAGAAACCTTGTAGCCATAATCCGTGGGAGGGAGAGTTGCTAGTACAGTATGCCAAAAAGTACGATAAGGTGATTCAAATGGGTAATCAACAACGTTCTTCCTATCATACAATTGAGATCATTAAAGAAATCCAAAATGGGATTATTGGAGATGCTTACAAAGCAGTAGCTTATTACAACAACAGTAGGGGTGAAGTACCTCAACAGATAAAGCAAGCAGCTCCTTCAGACTTAAACTGGGATTTATGGCAAGGTCCAGCTCCTAGGCAAGATTACTTTCATAATACTTGGGATTACAATTGGCACTGGTATGGGTGGAACTGGGGCACAGCTGAGACTGGTAACAATGCCACTCACGAGTTAGATGTAGCAAGGTGGGCATTGCAACTGGAATTCCCCAATAAAGTTACAACTGATTCTGGTAAGAGACATTACAAAGATGATGGTTGGGAGATGTACGACACAATGTACGCAACCTTCGAATTTGACAACGGCAAAACGATTAACTGGGACGGTAAGTCAAGAAATGGATATAGTACTTATACAGGAGGTAGAGGTACAGTGATCTATGGCACAGAAGGAACGGTGTTGGTGGACAGGGAGCACTACGAAGTATTCGACCGAAGTGGTAAGAAGGTGAAAGAAAAATCATCTGGAAGTAGCGAAGGTGGACTCGTGTTGGGAGGCGGTGGTGATATGAGCACCGACCATGTAGTCAACTTCTACGATGCAATTAGAGGCCAAGCCAAACTCAATTCTCCTATTGATGAAGGAGCAAAAAGTTCATTATTGTGCCATTTAGCGAACATATCTAGCAGACTTAATAAATCATTAGAACTAGATAGTAGCAATGGACATATTTTCGATCGAGAAGGGATGAAGCTTTGGGAAAGACAATATGCTGCTGGTTTTGAACCAATAATTTAA
- a CDS encoding GH92 family glycosyl hydrolase: protein MNSINRINAIITVIILVVASSCNSITKPIEKPSEPEFVDLVYPLLDSENSRWFFFSSACRPFGMVNLSPDTEINGAWGSGYRYNTDTVKAISHIHAWQLAGLAVMPVDTKASEDIFSDYYSHFDHEKEKVFPGYHQLYLDRHKVGVELTSTKRCGFHRYTFEGNNGAILINLGGKLGPSEIVDGSLKQVGTRVLEGELSNAPTIRRPKSAKVFFRIELDSDISELSQSSDKEKFLVHLKNDVKEVNMKVGISYTSVKNAAYNLSQEIPNWDFEQVVNESRKEWNSYLGRIKVDGGTQDQQRRFYTDLWHALQGRRIISDANGYYPDNTGEHFQVKQLPLNSEGKPKFNHYNSDSFWGAQWTIQTLWQLVYPEIAEEFVNSLMQYYTDGGLIPRGPAGGNYTYVMTGSSSTPFIVGAYQKGLRDFDANEVYSALKKNHMSGGIMAKAGYEHKTSKGGGLDYYIKNGYVPYPILDGNFGYHQAGGGVTLEYAYQDWCLAQLAKALNKEDDYKYFTDRSGNYKNVFDPQTNWIRPKNANGDWMEPFDPYEYTNGFVESNAAQMTWFVPQDLDGLATLMGGQVSAVEKLNAQFQEAQKLGFTSGTAHAKETHPEYSRIPINYGNQPSIQTAFVFTHLGRPDLTQYWSRKIVQSVYEGVSTSRGYNGDEDQGLMGSLSVLMKIGLFQMTGGVEADPIYDISSPSFKRVEIALSPEYYSGDPLIIEAEGDPNNEYINMASINEAPIQSFQLRHSEITKGGTLKLVRSEVYR from the coding sequence ATGAATTCTATTAATAGAATCAATGCGATAATTACTGTAATAATTTTGGTAGTTGCATCTTCTTGTAACTCCATCACAAAACCGATTGAAAAACCTTCTGAGCCAGAATTTGTAGATTTAGTATACCCTCTTTTAGATTCTGAAAATTCAAGGTGGTTTTTCTTCTCATCTGCCTGTCGGCCTTTCGGTATGGTGAATTTAAGTCCTGATACAGAAATTAATGGGGCTTGGGGAAGTGGTTACCGGTATAACACAGATACGGTAAAAGCCATTAGCCATATACATGCTTGGCAATTGGCAGGTTTGGCTGTAATGCCTGTTGATACAAAAGCTTCAGAAGATATTTTTTCAGACTATTATTCTCATTTTGATCACGAAAAAGAGAAAGTATTTCCAGGATATCATCAACTGTATTTGGATCGCCATAAAGTGGGAGTGGAGTTGACCAGTACAAAAAGATGCGGCTTTCATCGGTATACTTTTGAAGGTAATAATGGAGCGATATTAATCAACCTTGGAGGCAAGCTTGGTCCATCAGAGATTGTGGATGGAAGTTTAAAACAAGTTGGCACCAGAGTTCTAGAAGGAGAACTTAGCAATGCTCCTACCATAAGACGGCCTAAGTCTGCCAAAGTTTTTTTCAGAATTGAGTTGGACAGTGATATTAGTGAACTTTCCCAATCCTCCGATAAGGAGAAATTTTTAGTGCATCTCAAGAATGATGTAAAAGAGGTGAATATGAAAGTGGGAATTTCTTATACTTCAGTTAAGAATGCTGCTTATAACCTAAGCCAAGAAATACCTAATTGGGACTTTGAGCAAGTAGTAAATGAATCACGAAAGGAATGGAATAGCTATCTGGGTAGGATAAAAGTAGATGGAGGTACACAAGACCAACAACGTAGATTCTACACAGATTTATGGCATGCTCTTCAAGGTAGACGAATCATAAGTGATGCAAACGGATATTATCCTGATAATACCGGAGAGCATTTTCAGGTAAAACAATTACCACTAAATAGTGAAGGAAAGCCAAAGTTTAATCATTACAATTCCGATTCATTTTGGGGAGCGCAATGGACTATACAGACGCTTTGGCAATTGGTTTATCCAGAGATAGCTGAAGAGTTTGTTAATTCATTAATGCAGTATTATACAGATGGTGGGTTGATTCCACGAGGACCAGCTGGAGGTAATTATACTTATGTGATGACAGGTTCAAGCAGTACTCCATTTATCGTTGGAGCCTATCAAAAAGGATTAAGAGATTTTGATGCAAATGAAGTGTATTCGGCTTTAAAGAAAAACCATATGTCTGGAGGTATTATGGCAAAAGCCGGATATGAGCATAAAACCTCTAAAGGCGGAGGTTTGGATTATTATATTAAAAATGGATATGTTCCTTATCCAATTCTAGATGGAAATTTTGGCTATCACCAAGCAGGTGGAGGTGTTACATTAGAGTATGCATATCAAGACTGGTGTTTGGCACAATTGGCCAAGGCATTGAATAAAGAGGATGACTATAAATATTTTACAGATAGATCTGGCAACTATAAAAATGTCTTTGATCCCCAAACAAATTGGATACGCCCTAAGAATGCCAATGGAGATTGGATGGAACCATTTGATCCATATGAATATACCAATGGATTTGTGGAGTCGAATGCGGCACAGATGACATGGTTTGTACCGCAAGATTTAGATGGCTTGGCTACATTGATGGGAGGTCAGGTCTCAGCCGTAGAGAAATTGAATGCTCAGTTTCAGGAAGCACAAAAATTAGGTTTCACGTCAGGTACTGCTCATGCTAAAGAAACCCATCCTGAATATTCTAGAATTCCCATTAATTATGGCAATCAACCTTCCATCCAGACTGCTTTTGTATTTACTCATCTCGGAAGACCTGACCTAACACAGTATTGGTCTAGAAAAATTGTTCAGTCTGTGTACGAAGGGGTGTCCACAAGCAGAGGTTACAATGGAGATGAAGATCAAGGATTAATGGGTTCGCTGTCAGTGTTGATGAAAATCGGCTTGTTTCAGATGACCGGTGGAGTAGAAGCTGATCCCATCTATGATATATCAAGTCCTTCTTTTAAAAGGGTAGAGATAGCGTTGAGTCCAGAATATTATAGTGGAGACCCGTTGATTATTGAGGCTGAGGGTGACCCTAATAACGAGTACATCAACATGGCTTCTATTAATGAAGCCCCAATACAATCCTTTCAGCTTCGCCATAGTGAAATTACCAAAGGAGGAACTTTAAAACTTGTGAGGAGTGAAGTCTACCGGTGA